ATATAGAGGTTCTTGGGTAGTAGAGGATAAGAAAGAATCTTATCCATCATTACAACGAGACAAACAACTTTAAGCAAGCTACTTAAATACAGACACGTGGACCGCACTACTAGGAGATAAGAAGGAATCTTATCTCTACATCATGACAACTTTATCTCACATCACACCTTTTTATGATTACAAAAGGACAAACTTACTTTATGTCACACCATATTTTACATGATTATAAAAGACAAAATACCATAATGACTTCTGGACATCATGATTCTTGCTGGGTCCCATTCTTCACAGATTGTATTTCGTAATGGGCTCATGTTCATCAATGTCATCCATAAGGTCATGTGGTCCTTCTGTGTATTGATCCTCAGTGTCACCATCTTCAATCCCAGCATCCACATATGTTgggcttggcaatagtggataGACCCTTGATCCTGGCTCTTCGTCTTCAATGTTTCCATAGCCATATGTGGCTTGGTCTACAAGAGGAGAATTCCATGGGTGTTCATCCTGGTGAAGTGGCGGGGTAGGATAAGTCACAGATGAAGCAAGGAAGTTGGCTTGGAACTCTCTTAATTCTTCTTGTATAGTCCTGGAGGAGGAAGCTTCTTCTTCTGATGGAAGTGAGAGTCCTTCAATGGCTTCTGTGAGTACCTCGACGTTAGGATTGTTGTGGAAGGTGAGATGTTTGACCAGATTGTTGAGACAGTGTTTCTCATCTGTTGGCCATATCTTTGAGTAACCAACAATGTTAAAGTTATTTCTGGTGTAAAGAATCTCATTACGATAAGCAAACAGCCTTCTTAAGACAAAGGCATAATAAAACCTGTGTCTTCGCTTATCAGGGATGTTCCAAACGTCATGGTCTGTTAGTGCACTGAAGAGTTTTCCTCTCCAAAATGGGATGGGTGCAAACATCTTGAGAAGTTTCTCAAGATTTGTTCCTGAGAAGTTTTTATCGCAGAGGAACCTGTACATAGTAATTCCAGGAACTATGATGGCGCAATCATACTGAACAGTGAGCGCCCATATGAACCACAGCATTTCTTCAGGAATTTCACCTTTGATGATAGGTATAATGTGATAAGGTGTCTTTGGGTGAAAGTGTTGAGGTCTTGCCGTGATTTGAGTAACAAGGAGGAGCCTGTGTAACCAGTAAAACAGGCATTCTTCAGCTAGGGTCTTGACCTCAGCAGCAGTCCTAGGTCGAAGGGAAAAAGGAAACGGTCCAGGTTCTCTTCTATAGAACTTGTGGTCTTGAGGGCAGTCTGGAAGAGGGAAGGTTGGTGGTGAAGCTCTATTCATGGCTAAGATGTGAAGAACTTTGGGTGGTAGTTCTTTGGATGGTCTGGAAAGATAGTCAGCTATGGTGTTGTGGTTTCCCTTGATGTGTTTTACTGTGAATTTATAGCGTGAGAACCAATCTTTCCATCTCAGAAGTTGTGAGTTCGGTAGTATCTTCCCTTTGGTGTCTAGCATGG
The genomic region above belongs to Arachis stenosperma cultivar V10309 chromosome 5, arast.V10309.gnm1.PFL2, whole genome shotgun sequence and contains:
- the LOC130981839 gene encoding uncharacterized protein LOC130981839 — protein: MLWFIWALTVQYDCAIIVPGITMYRFLCDKNFSGTNLEKLLKMFAPIPFWRGKLFSALTDHDVWNIPDKRRHRFYYAFVLRRLFAYRNEILYTRNNFNIVGYSKIWPTDEKHCLNNLVKHLTFHNNPNVEVLTEAIEGLSLPSEEEASSSRTIQEELREFQANFLASSVTYPTPPLHQDEHPWNSPLVDQATYGYGNIEDEEPGSRVYPLLPSPTYVDAGIEDGDTEDQYTEGPHDLMDDIDEHEPITKYNL